A genome region from Halosegnis longus includes the following:
- a CDS encoding RtcB family protein, with translation MTDTETHVDGDVTSAIVKGLDESEIEDMTLDFIEAYASHPAFTNEIRVMPDTHPEPNSESVIGFTMELDDGVVPNVVGVDIGCGMLAYRLVPHDYDREYLLPEDMHDDIVDAVRKHVPMAHYDYTDKVAPNMVPSEPGFNFVDEMPWDECTQKLEAFREQVGLELDPDWFDGYDADYFSELSGRVGANVNTAISQLGTLGGGNHFIELAEDEDGGIWVVIHSGSRHLGKQIGEHWQNRATELRRADWIADNLDDELKPYIVPDVDDVSREELLEWFHGGQGRSYIDSDAIREDFDGVEIEEMHDRIREAHPSRMDGNRTHDALYGEEAAGYYIDMIFAQQYASTSRKLIAKQVRAALASVCGMTRLVDEIESVHNFIDFEDGVMRKGACSARDGEQLVIPFNMAEGSIIARGVGNDEWNQSAPHGAGRVMSRGEARNEIDPDDVAAQLSGITSSDLTDSVLEEAPDAYKEAATIQRYIDETATVERTLTPLINIKALE, from the coding sequence GTGACAGACACAGAAACCCACGTTGACGGTGACGTGACGAGCGCGATCGTGAAAGGGCTCGACGAGTCCGAGATCGAGGACATGACCCTCGACTTCATTGAGGCATACGCGAGCCATCCGGCCTTCACGAACGAGATCCGCGTGATGCCTGACACGCACCCAGAACCGAACAGCGAGAGCGTGATCGGCTTCACGATGGAACTCGACGATGGTGTCGTCCCGAACGTCGTGGGAGTCGACATCGGTTGTGGCATGCTCGCATACCGTCTCGTTCCCCACGACTACGATCGAGAGTATCTCCTCCCCGAGGACATGCACGACGATATCGTCGATGCCGTCCGGAAGCACGTCCCGATGGCCCACTACGACTACACGGACAAGGTCGCACCGAACATGGTCCCGTCCGAGCCGGGATTCAACTTCGTCGACGAGATGCCGTGGGACGAGTGTACCCAGAAGCTCGAAGCGTTCCGCGAGCAGGTGGGCCTCGAGCTCGATCCGGACTGGTTCGATGGGTACGACGCTGACTACTTCTCCGAGCTGTCGGGCCGAGTCGGCGCGAACGTCAACACGGCGATCAGCCAACTGGGCACGCTCGGTGGTGGGAATCACTTCATCGAGCTTGCCGAAGACGAGGATGGCGGGATCTGGGTCGTTATCCACTCCGGGTCACGCCATCTGGGCAAGCAGATCGGTGAGCACTGGCAGAACCGTGCGACGGAGCTTCGTCGCGCAGACTGGATCGCCGACAATCTCGACGACGAGCTCAAGCCATACATCGTCCCCGACGTTGACGACGTCAGTCGCGAGGAACTGCTCGAATGGTTCCACGGTGGACAAGGCCGGTCGTACATCGACAGTGACGCGATTCGGGAAGACTTCGACGGCGTCGAGATCGAGGAGATGCACGATCGGATCCGGGAGGCACACCCATCGCGCATGGACGGAAACCGAACACACGATGCACTGTACGGCGAGGAGGCAGCCGGCTACTACATCGACATGATCTTCGCCCAGCAGTATGCCTCCACGTCGCGGAAGCTGATCGCAAAGCAGGTTCGCGCTGCGCTTGCAAGCGTCTGTGGCATGACGCGTCTCGTCGACGAGATCGAGTCGGTCCACAACTTCATCGACTTCGAAGATGGCGTGATGCGCAAGGGAGCCTGTTCGGCTCGCGACGGTGAGCAACTGGTCATCCCGTTCAACATGGCCGAGGGGTCCATCATCGCGCGCGGTGTTGGAAACGACGAGTGGAACCAGTCTGCGCCCCACGGCGCCGGGCGTGTCATGTCACGTGGAGAGGCGCGCAACGAGATCGACCCAGACGACGTTGCAGCACAGCTGTCCGGTATCACGTCGTCTGATCTGACCGACTCCGTCCTCGAAGAAGCGCCGGATGCGTACAAGGAAGCTGCGACGATCCAGCGCTACATCGACGAGACGGCGACGGTCGAGCGAACGTTGACTCCGCTGATCAACATCAAGGCACTCGAATGA
- a CDS encoding DUF3307 domain-containing protein, with product MTHDLSILAGHAAGDFLLQTDRMANEKIDDSVVRAEHVSWYTAAIAVATSDAPWSLRQRVGFLVYVWLTHYIIDSRRWNDAVPIWYDQAFHVIALSVGLTLVGGTDDE from the coding sequence ATGACACACGACCTATCCATCCTTGCGGGGCACGCAGCCGGCGACTTCCTGCTCCAGACAGATCGAATGGCAAACGAGAAGATAGACGACTCGGTTGTCCGTGCAGAGCACGTCAGTTGGTACACTGCTGCCATCGCTGTCGCTACATCCGACGCTCCGTGGTCGCTGCGACAGCGTGTCGGCTTCCTCGTGTACGTCTGGCTCACACACTACATCATCGACAGTCGACGGTGGAACGACGCTGTCCCGATCTGGTATGACCAGGCATTCCACGTCATCGCACTGAGTGTCGGACTCACGCTCGTCGGAGGGACTGACGATGAGTGA
- a CDS encoding 3'-5' exonuclease: MYAVETDLRETDWHTIIDAVEPDTSPEVIAEILSEAGDTPVVHTDDPSETLGGDAQATIYAIEPSHVGSQSGRHDPLRDAIDDDFEGDVPFVRRFLISTEIYRGLEVPTEGDSFTYHNCPVDETGAPATTQEISPTEAPDVSARVCTYDIEVKTDGGGVPDPERARKPITAVSAHDSYEDQLHLWALSHQAWPDEDELVDDVVAGANERFDADIGREHVHIFDNETAMLDDFHRWFDAIDPDIVTGWNSDYFDHPYMISRSYQVQARGITNWSVGDAVPGVWKDEYNGNEEVGYQISGRSTLDMLDAYKKTQSRQLPSYGLDAVAEAELGVGKIGIDGDELDEARREEPIEFLVYSIRDTQATEEIESETGLVSLYENLRDVTGALYDTCNNNGPMLDTLFLRRAHEQGLGLPTNEEPEETVYHGAHVFDVLPGVHKNCVYPDLSSLYPSTLSMFNLGEETIVGGPEELDASEYTEDDVYRFPVDNRDFAVVPKGEPYIVTTDPSDVPEGTAHVNPDDVKGVKSQSGGVREMLDAQIDWEYVLKPDVSESFIRDTIDELIELKYRYSGDLYSAVKRVTNCFTPDTDVITPDGVSNIRELSVGDMVYSIDPETQEVEQKPVTDVHAYDDYDGDLVDIDTVRTDFQVTPNHRMLVREHGTDTFDFVEAGNLEDGGYYKLCNDWEMNHGDGIDEVDITDHLDSGSFDVVTEYDCHGHAFRSSLPDGCEKKRSNYHYGFIFAGETFEQHQSALEELSTDIRLCHPSGNGSTFRPYQFDGDDFIELLGWHITEGSVYWPDGEETAVWNIAQETDIGRERLDALYKRMGLEPSIDEQGYSIGSAIYGELFDSLCGAGSKNKQIPEFVFAEASHDQKELLLETMMLGDGDDHGIYYTSSDQLKDDFVRLCVEIGVKPRVGERDGAWEIAIRDSNDGFLVDTSVSRTTRDDGVYCVTVEDNHTLLAGRNGRFQWVGQSVYGVLGDSNSAGGKGFRLYNRKIAEGITLAGRMTIKHTANEFTQYLNDNYDDDATLVGGDTDSCTTSIPNAPDLKTAHEWAQEAVEFTEVSYDEFVQERFGFAPEDEHELAVELESLASRLFYMQDLDADEPETTGVQKRYAQHLVWDDDDGWLDTPDADEYPGDALADSADLSELKHEQTVDYGTYEDGPLADSTPTDNVDITGFEYVRSDTAPITKEAQLQVLTDILLSSDPLDDIEPFLRQLVDEVETGERPLSELARPKGVSKPLDEYGWKDTEELEADSNYEVTETDEANGGRYVATPGPTYRGAKYANDHFLWEELGEGSKPKKVPIAKVRGDEYPAVYEYEDYPIDGRPDPPEVGREIDGLAVENPDRLPDEFVIDLDEIVEKELRGKMNGILVTMGQDWDETITEGSQSTLGAWG; this comes from the coding sequence GTGTACGCCGTCGAGACGGACCTTCGCGAGACTGACTGGCACACGATCATCGACGCGGTCGAGCCGGATACGAGCCCCGAGGTGATCGCCGAGATTCTCAGCGAGGCTGGTGACACACCCGTCGTTCACACTGACGACCCGAGCGAGACGCTTGGAGGCGACGCACAGGCGACCATCTACGCCATCGAGCCATCACACGTTGGGTCACAGAGTGGGCGTCACGACCCGCTGCGCGACGCTATCGACGACGACTTCGAGGGCGACGTTCCGTTCGTCCGGAGATTCCTGATCTCGACGGAGATCTACCGCGGACTCGAGGTGCCGACCGAGGGTGACAGCTTCACGTACCACAACTGCCCTGTCGACGAGACTGGAGCGCCGGCGACGACACAGGAGATCAGCCCGACCGAGGCTCCCGATGTGAGCGCACGTGTGTGTACGTACGATATCGAGGTGAAGACCGATGGTGGTGGCGTTCCCGATCCAGAGCGCGCTCGCAAGCCGATCACTGCTGTGTCTGCACACGATAGCTACGAGGACCAGCTGCATCTGTGGGCACTCTCACATCAGGCGTGGCCCGACGAAGATGAGCTGGTCGATGACGTCGTTGCGGGTGCAAACGAACGGTTCGATGCCGACATCGGGCGTGAACATGTCCACATCTTCGACAACGAGACGGCGATGTTGGACGACTTCCACCGATGGTTCGACGCCATCGACCCGGACATCGTGACGGGGTGGAACTCCGACTACTTCGACCATCCGTACATGATCTCTCGCTCGTATCAGGTCCAGGCGCGGGGGATCACGAACTGGTCGGTCGGTGACGCGGTGCCTGGTGTCTGGAAAGACGAGTACAACGGCAACGAGGAGGTCGGCTATCAGATTTCTGGCCGGTCGACGCTCGATATGCTCGATGCCTACAAGAAGACGCAGTCCCGTCAGTTGCCGTCCTACGGGCTCGATGCTGTTGCCGAAGCAGAGCTCGGTGTCGGGAAGATTGGGATCGACGGTGACGAGCTCGATGAGGCACGCCGTGAGGAGCCGATCGAGTTCCTCGTCTACTCGATCCGTGACACACAGGCGACCGAGGAGATCGAGTCGGAGACCGGCCTCGTCAGCCTCTACGAGAATCTCCGTGACGTGACGGGGGCCCTGTACGACACCTGTAACAACAACGGCCCGATGCTCGACACGCTGTTCCTCCGGCGTGCCCACGAACAGGGGCTCGGGTTGCCCACGAACGAGGAGCCCGAGGAGACTGTGTATCATGGGGCCCACGTCTTCGATGTTCTTCCGGGAGTCCACAAGAACTGCGTATACCCCGATCTCAGTTCTCTCTACCCGTCCACGCTCTCGATGTTCAATCTGGGCGAGGAGACGATTGTTGGTGGACCCGAAGAACTAGACGCCTCGGAGTACACAGAGGATGATGTGTACAGGTTCCCGGTCGACAATCGGGACTTTGCTGTCGTCCCGAAGGGTGAGCCGTACATCGTGACGACTGACCCATCGGACGTTCCTGAGGGGACCGCCCATGTCAATCCGGACGACGTGAAGGGTGTCAAGTCACAGAGCGGTGGCGTTCGTGAGATGCTCGATGCGCAGATCGACTGGGAGTATGTGCTGAAGCCAGACGTGAGCGAGTCGTTCATCCGAGATACGATCGACGAACTCATCGAGCTCAAGTATCGTTACTCGGGGGACCTATATTCGGCTGTGAAACGCGTCACCAACTGTTTCACTCCTGACACAGACGTGATCACACCAGATGGTGTCAGCAATATCCGTGAGTTGTCTGTCGGCGACATGGTCTACTCCATCGACCCTGAAACGCAGGAAGTAGAGCAAAAGCCGGTCACAGACGTTCACGCATACGACGACTATGACGGTGACCTTGTCGATATCGACACAGTCCGTACCGACTTCCAGGTGACGCCGAACCACAGAATGTTGGTCCGTGAGCACGGTACAGATACGTTCGACTTCGTTGAGGCCGGCAACCTCGAAGATGGTGGCTACTACAAACTATGCAATGACTGGGAAATGAACCATGGAGATGGGATCGACGAAGTTGACATTACCGACCACCTGGACTCTGGGTCGTTCGATGTCGTTACTGAGTATGACTGCCACGGGCATGCATTCCGCTCATCACTACCAGATGGGTGCGAAAAGAAGCGCAGTAACTACCATTATGGGTTCATCTTCGCTGGTGAGACGTTCGAGCAACACCAGTCGGCGTTAGAGGAACTGTCGACAGACATCAGGCTGTGTCATCCTAGTGGTAATGGGTCGACATTCCGACCATACCAGTTCGATGGCGATGACTTCATCGAGCTACTCGGATGGCACATCACCGAAGGTAGTGTCTACTGGCCTGATGGAGAAGAGACAGCTGTGTGGAACATCGCCCAAGAGACAGATATCGGGCGCGAGCGCCTTGATGCACTCTACAAGCGGATGGGATTAGAGCCGTCTATCGACGAACAAGGATACAGCATCGGGTCTGCTATCTATGGAGAACTGTTCGACTCACTGTGTGGTGCAGGAAGCAAGAACAAGCAGATCCCAGAGTTCGTCTTTGCGGAAGCCTCACACGACCAGAAGGAGCTGCTGTTAGAGACGATGATGTTGGGCGATGGTGACGACCACGGTATCTATTACACTAGTAGCGACCAGTTGAAGGACGATTTCGTCCGACTCTGTGTTGAGATTGGTGTGAAGCCACGCGTCGGCGAGCGTGATGGAGCGTGGGAAATCGCGATCAGAGACAGTAATGACGGTTTCCTTGTTGACACGTCGGTGAGCCGAACCACCCGCGACGATGGCGTCTACTGTGTCACCGTCGAGGATAATCATACACTGCTTGCAGGCCGAAATGGACGCTTCCAGTGGGTCGGGCAGAGCGTCTACGGTGTTTTGGGTGACAGCAACTCAGCAGGCGGGAAGGGATTCCGTCTGTACAACCGGAAGATTGCAGAGGGTATCACCCTCGCTGGTCGAATGACTATCAAGCACACTGCCAATGAGTTCACGCAGTACCTCAACGACAACTATGACGATGATGCAACACTGGTCGGTGGGGACACAGACAGTTGCACAACGTCGATCCCGAATGCGCCTGACCTGAAGACTGCACACGAGTGGGCTCAGGAAGCGGTCGAATTCACCGAGGTGAGCTATGACGAGTTCGTCCAAGAGCGGTTCGGCTTTGCACCGGAAGATGAACACGAGTTGGCAGTCGAGCTCGAAAGTCTCGCGAGCAGGCTGTTCTACATGCAGGACCTCGACGCCGATGAGCCAGAGACGACCGGTGTCCAGAAGCGGTACGCCCAACATCTCGTCTGGGATGACGATGATGGGTGGCTCGATACGCCAGATGCCGACGAGTATCCGGGTGACGCCCTCGCTGATTCGGCCGACCTGAGCGAGCTGAAACACGAGCAGACCGTCGACTACGGCACCTACGAGGATGGACCGTTAGCGGATAGCACCCCAACGGACAACGTTGACATCACCGGCTTCGAATACGTCCGGTCGGACACGGCCCCGATCACGAAGGAGGCACAGCTCCAGGTACTGACGGATATCCTGCTGTCGAGTGACCCGCTCGATGATATCGAGCCGTTCCTGCGCCAACTCGTCGACGAGGTCGAGACCGGTGAGCGACCACTATCGGAGCTCGCCAGACCGAAGGGTGTCTCGAAGCCACTCGATGAATACGGCTGGAAGGACACAGAAGAACTCGAGGCAGACAGCAACTACGAGGTGACCGAGACAGACGAGGCCAACGGTGGGCGCTACGTAGCAACACCGGGGCCGACGTACCGCGGAGCGAAATACGCGAACGACCACTTCCTCTGGGAGGAGTTGGGCGAGGGGTCGAAGCCGAAGAAGGTGCCCATCGCGAAGGTTCGCGGTGACGAGTACCCAGCGGTCTACGAGTATGAAGACTACCCGATCGATGGTCGACCTGATCCACCGGAGGTCGGGCGTGAGATCGACGGACTGGCTGTCGAGAATCCGGACCGACTCCCGGACGAGTTCGTCATCGATCTCGACGAGATCGTCGAGAAGGAGCTGCGTGGGAAAATGAATGGTATCCTCGTGACGATGGGGCAAGACTGGGACGAGACGATTACCGAAGGGTCACAGTCGACGCTCGGCGCGTGGGGGTGA